A region from the Terriglobia bacterium genome encodes:
- a CDS encoding cation diffusion facilitator family transporter, with protein MHAHVHAGNSSRVLRFALLLTAGYIALLVVTGLRAHSLALLSEAGHNVSDFLALLLSWGAAYLQERPPSSTKTYGYHRAGVLAAFVNAGTLVLIALFIFYEAVQRLYNPVSVNSGTMMIVAGIGVVVNGVIAWMLMRTHSDLNIRSALVHMVGDTLATLAVVLGGLAIALTGHNYIDPVLSILIGVMIVWSSFGIIRESLNILLEGTPLGMELEQVELALRDIGGVNNVHDLHIWSIGSESHALSCHIAIADIPPSESESIMREVQRMLAERFRILHTTIQFEHVVCDIAHGCIIVPEGDQHRHTH; from the coding sequence ATGCATGCCCACGTTCACGCCGGCAACAGCTCGCGCGTCCTTCGGTTCGCGCTGCTGCTTACTGCGGGCTACATTGCCCTGCTGGTCGTGACCGGCTTGCGTGCACATTCGTTGGCCCTGCTCTCCGAGGCGGGACACAATGTCTCCGATTTCCTCGCCTTGCTGCTCTCATGGGGCGCGGCTTACCTTCAGGAACGCCCACCATCGAGCACCAAGACTTACGGCTATCACCGCGCCGGAGTTCTGGCAGCGTTCGTCAATGCCGGCACGCTCGTGCTGATTGCGCTATTCATCTTCTATGAGGCGGTACAACGTCTGTATAACCCGGTCTCGGTGAATTCAGGGACGATGATGATCGTTGCCGGCATCGGAGTGGTTGTTAATGGCGTAATTGCCTGGATGCTGATGCGGACGCACTCCGACCTGAATATTCGGAGCGCGCTCGTGCACATGGTCGGCGACACGCTTGCAACGCTCGCGGTCGTTCTGGGCGGACTGGCGATCGCACTTACGGGCCACAACTACATCGACCCGGTTCTGTCGATCCTCATTGGAGTGATGATCGTGTGGTCGTCATTCGGCATCATTCGTGAGAGTTTGAATATCCTGCTGGAAGGAACGCCTCTAGGGATGGAGTTGGAGCAAGTAGAACTGGCGTTGCGCGATATCGGCGGCGTGAACAACGTACACGACCTGCACATTTGGAGCATCGGCTCGGAAAGTCACGCGCTTTCCTGTCACATCGCGATTGCGGACATTCCGCCATCGGAGTCAGAGAGCATCATGCGCGAGGTGCAACGCATGCTCGCCGAGCGCTTCCGCATCCTGCACACGACCATCCAGTTCGAGCATGTCGTCTGCGACATCGCACATGGCTGCATCATCGTTCCCGAAGGGGACCAGCACCGGCACACACACTGA
- a CDS encoding M20 family metallopeptidase, with protein MKKTGSTRQSAEFIARVGHLFDWQQLLREFVESESPSHDKALVDAFGTRVAAEFEKLGGKVEWAPQLDAGGVLRVTFEAAAHKRPILLLGHLDTVYEPGSLERMPCRVAGGKMYGPGVFDMKGGIVMMLLAIAALKEQHGRLPRPVIVLLNPDEEVGSRVSRKITEKLAKKCAAVLVLEPSAGPNGKCKTARKGVGDYRLRVTGVSAHAGLDFQKGANAITELAHQLTKIAALTDLKRGTTLNPGIIRGGTRTNVVPDLAEAEFDIRITSRKEGERIDRKIRALKPRDKRCKLEISGGVNRNPFERTKEVAALYGKAHDIAAELGFELEETSVGGGSDGNFTAGVGVPTLDGLGAVGDGAHALHEHVILQEIPRRAALVARLIETI; from the coding sequence TTGAAGAAAACAGGCAGCACCAGGCAAAGCGCGGAATTCATCGCCAGGGTCGGGCACTTGTTCGACTGGCAGCAGTTGCTGCGTGAATTCGTGGAGAGCGAATCGCCCTCGCATGACAAGGCACTGGTTGATGCATTCGGAACCCGTGTCGCAGCGGAGTTCGAAAAGCTAGGCGGCAAGGTCGAGTGGGCGCCACAACTTGATGCCGGCGGCGTGCTGCGCGTGACCTTCGAGGCCGCGGCGCACAAGAGACCTATCCTGCTGCTCGGCCATCTAGATACCGTCTATGAACCGGGCAGCCTCGAGCGAATGCCCTGTCGCGTCGCCGGCGGCAAGATGTACGGCCCGGGAGTCTTTGACATGAAGGGCGGCATCGTGATGATGCTGCTGGCGATCGCGGCGTTGAAAGAACAGCATGGCCGGCTTCCGCGGCCGGTGATCGTGCTGCTCAACCCTGATGAGGAAGTGGGAAGCCGGGTGTCGCGCAAGATCACGGAGAAACTTGCGAAGAAGTGTGCGGCCGTGCTGGTGCTGGAGCCTTCGGCAGGTCCGAATGGCAAATGCAAGACGGCGCGCAAGGGTGTCGGCGACTACCGGTTGCGCGTCACCGGAGTCTCGGCCCATGCGGGGCTGGATTTTCAGAAGGGCGCGAACGCAATCACCGAACTTGCCCACCAGTTGACTAAAATCGCCGCCCTGACGGATCTGAAGCGCGGAACCACGCTGAATCCGGGAATCATTCGAGGGGGAACGCGGACCAATGTCGTTCCGGATCTCGCGGAGGCTGAGTTCGATATTCGCATTACCAGCCGCAAGGAAGGCGAGCGCATTGACCGGAAAATCAGGGCCCTGAAACCACGTGACAAGCGATGCAAGCTCGAGATCAGCGGTGGAGTGAATCGCAACCCATTCGAGCGCACGAAAGAAGTCGCGGCTCTTTACGGGAAGGCTCATGACATCGCCGCGGAACTTGGCTTCGAGTTGGAGGAGACTTCTGTCGGCGGAGGCTCCGATGGCAACTTCACGGCTGGTGTCGGTGTGCCGACGCTGGATGGATTGGGCGCGGTTGGCGATGGCGCGCACGCACTCCACGAGCATGTGATCCTGCAGGAGATCCCGCGAAGGGCCGCGCTGGTCGCAAGATTGATCGAGACGATTTGA
- a CDS encoding BON domain-containing protein: MKQLIFVLGTLALAASLAAGQTSINTPQQASPAQQTPGADVQNNAAGSITPGQQPTATMPTTANPNPTTQDPTAPTTQQPAPPPQAKQPKGQSPTVPQGEAPLPSSNISDSASLQQQLDQAYQSEPSLNGSKISAEVTDSHVELTGTVPSNRDKITAERIAKSYAGSRKVVNKVSVAGTPSSSEHSH, from the coding sequence ATGAAACAGCTTATCTTCGTATTAGGAACTTTGGCGTTGGCGGCGTCGCTCGCTGCTGGTCAGACCTCTATCAACACTCCGCAGCAGGCCTCACCGGCGCAGCAGACGCCGGGCGCGGATGTCCAGAACAATGCCGCTGGCAGCATCACTCCTGGCCAGCAGCCCACGGCGACCATGCCCACCACGGCAAATCCGAATCCGACCACGCAGGATCCGACCGCGCCGACGACTCAGCAGCCGGCTCCGCCGCCGCAGGCGAAACAGCCGAAGGGGCAGAGCCCAACCGTGCCGCAGGGCGAGGCTCCACTGCCGAGCAGCAACATCTCCGATTCAGCCAGCCTGCAGCAGCAGCTCGACCAGGCTTATCAGAGCGAGCCTTCGCTGAACGGATCGAAAATCAGCGCGGAAGTCACCGATTCGCATGTTGAGCTGACAGGCACCGTGCCGTCCAACAGGGACAAGATCACCGCGGAGCGCATCGCGAAGTCATATGCGGGGAGCCGGAAGGTCGTGAACAAAGTGTCAGTAGCTGGGACGCCGAGTTCATCGGAGCACAGTCACTGA
- the lpxA gene encoding acyl-ACP--UDP-N-acetylglucosamine O-acyltransferase has product MSIHPTAVVDPAAKISPSCTIGPYCVVGADVEMGENCELIAHVVIGGPARLGSHNKIYPFVSLGMGPQDLSYRGEPTRLEMGDRNVIREFVTIHRGTVKGGQLTKIGNDCLIMAYTHIAHDCFIGDHVIMANAATLAGHVTVEEWAVVGALCPVHQFVRVGAHSYIGGGTTITQDVLPFSKTSAVRDVHAYGANAIGLERRGFSRERIRAIQFAFRALTASKLNTTQAIERIRSKGEVTEDVEMLLKFIESSERGILK; this is encoded by the coding sequence ATGAGCATTCATCCGACCGCGGTGGTTGACCCGGCAGCCAAAATTTCACCTTCCTGCACCATCGGCCCCTACTGCGTTGTGGGCGCCGACGTGGAGATGGGTGAGAACTGCGAATTAATAGCGCATGTCGTCATCGGTGGACCTGCTCGCCTTGGTAGTCACAACAAGATCTATCCATTCGTATCGCTCGGCATGGGCCCGCAGGATCTGTCATATCGAGGCGAGCCCACGCGCCTGGAAATGGGCGATCGCAACGTCATCCGCGAATTTGTCACGATCCACCGCGGCACCGTCAAGGGTGGGCAACTGACTAAGATCGGCAACGACTGCCTGATCATGGCCTACACCCACATTGCACACGACTGTTTCATCGGCGATCACGTCATCATGGCTAACGCCGCCACCCTCGCCGGACACGTCACCGTGGAAGAGTGGGCGGTCGTCGGCGCGCTCTGCCCCGTACACCAGTTCGTGCGCGTGGGCGCGCATTCCTACATCGGCGGCGGCACGACGATCACGCAAGACGTGCTGCCCTTCTCGAAGACCAGCGCGGTTCGCGACGTCCACGCTTACGGCGCCAATGCGATCGGCCTCGAACGGCGAGGCTTCTCCAGGGAACGCATCCGCGCCATCCAATTCGCCTTCCGCGCGTTAACAGCATCGAAACTAAATACGACACAGGCAATTGAGCGGATTAGGAGTAAGGGCGAAGTAACCGAGGACGTGGAAATGCTGCTGAAGTTCATCGAAAGTTCCGAAAGAGGAATTCTGAAGTAA
- a CDS encoding DinB family protein, protein MAETAEQYKARFATYTEGKDPVAMQREAPQALARLIEGVPEPKLKASPAPGKWSVTEILMHLAEDELTSTWRYRQMLEHNGIQLGGFNQELWAEWSDYASWEPAEALNMFRLLREANLKMFGRLNDDQWERYGIHADRGRITVRELCRHMAAHDINHIEQIRRILNS, encoded by the coding sequence GTGGCCGAAACCGCTGAACAGTACAAAGCACGATTCGCAACCTACACCGAAGGCAAGGATCCCGTCGCCATGCAGCGCGAGGCTCCGCAGGCACTCGCACGACTGATCGAGGGCGTTCCGGAACCAAAGTTAAAGGCCTCTCCCGCACCCGGCAAATGGTCCGTGACCGAAATTCTCATGCATCTCGCGGAAGACGAGCTCACAAGCACCTGGCGTTACCGACAGATGTTGGAACATAACGGGATCCAATTGGGTGGTTTCAACCAGGAACTCTGGGCCGAGTGGAGCGACTATGCCTCATGGGAACCGGCGGAGGCGCTAAATATGTTTCGCCTGCTGAGGGAAGCCAATCTCAAGATGTTCGGTCGCCTTAACGACGATCAGTGGGAACGGTATGGCATCCACGCCGATCGCGGAAGGATCACGGTGCGCGAGCTCTGCCGCCACATGGCCGCACACGACATAAATCACATCGAGCAGATACGAAGGATCCTAAATTCTTAA